In one window of Musa acuminata AAA Group cultivar baxijiao chromosome BXJ3-2, Cavendish_Baxijiao_AAA, whole genome shotgun sequence DNA:
- the LOC135631349 gene encoding small ribosomal subunit protein eS12-like gives MAGEEAEKTAPALGEPMDLMTALQLVMKKSLAHDGLVRGLHEAAKAIEKHAAQLCILAEDCNQADYVKLVKALCADHNVHLVTVPSAKTLGEWAGLCKIDSEGKARKVVGCSCVVVKDYGEESEGLHIVQEYVKSH, from the exons ATGGCCGG TGAAGAGGCTGAAAAAACTGCTCCAGCTCTTGGGGAGCCTATGGACTTGATGACAGCTCTCCAACTTGTGATGAAGAAATCATTGGCTCATGATGGGCTTGTTCGTGGTCTCCATGAGGCGGCCAAGGCAATTGAGAAGCATGCAGCACAACTTTGCATTCTAGCTGAGGATTGTAACCAGGCTGACTATGTCAAGCTAGTCAAAGCACTTTGTGCTGATCATAATGTGCATCTAGTAACAGTGCCAAGTGCCAAAACCCTTGGCGAGTGGGCAGGG CTATGCAAAATTGATTCTGAGGGAAAGGCTAGAAAAGTTGTGGGATGTTCATGTGTGGTCGTCAAG GATTATGGTGAGGAATCAGAGGGCCTTCATATAGTTCAGGAGTATGTTAAATCCCACTGA